AAATAGCGAATTGCATTGTCATATCAAGATGAACCATGGAACGCGTGGTTGGGCCTGCGTTTGTGTATGGTACGTGGgatttttaaaaaataaaattcaATGGCCTCTCTTTTTGTGTGTTGGGCCTATGTTCGGGGAGTGAAGACGCATTGGGCCCAAGTCGGCCTGTGAGCACGGTTGGTTCCCAGTGCGTTGTGTCGGGCCTaatttttagtcccacctcgcccgcggaaggcgcgcccgacctgtttataagcgctgGCGAGGCAGCCGTATCGAACTCCTCTGGTTACTTATTTGGGCGCTTATGCACGGCGCTCGCTGCTCTATGCTCTCTGACCTGTGGGCCCATGTGCGCCCGGCCCGACGCATCATGGCTCAGAACGACTCGCCTACTGTGGGCGCAGACCTACTACGAGACTGGCTGGGGCCGGCTGCACCTGGGTGGTCAATTTTTTTTCTATTGTTTTTTTAATGTAAGGGCATGCACTTCTTAGCAAACCGTCCTTGCACTGCATTGAGATCAGTGTTCTGTACTGCATGTGCAAGCATTCCGTACTACATGTACAGTtctcattttttgttttcatgtttTTGCTCTTATGTAATCTTTTTTCCAATGTAGGGGAGTGCACTGCTTAGTAAACATACTTGTACTGCATTGATTATGTTCCTATACTGCACGTTCATATATTTCCGCACTACAATTTTTTTCAATGTAGGGGCGTGCACTGCTTTGTAAACCATATGTGCAGTGCACTGATGAGAGTCCTGTACTACATGTGCACGCAGTCCGTACTACATGCACAGTTCTCATTTTTGTTTTCATGTTTTTGCTCTTATGTAATCTTTTTTGCAATGTAGGGGAGTGCACTGCTTAGTAAAGATACCCCATACTACATTGATTATGTTTCTGTGCTGCAGGTTCATATATTTCCGCACTACATATACAGGTCGCATTCTTTCTTTTTGTATTTTTGCTCTTATGTATTCTTTTTTTTCCAAATTTAGGGGCGTGCACTGCTTTGTTGGGTATGTGTAAACTTCATTTGACAGAGTCTGTACCGCATTGGTACACAAGTTGCACTGCATGCGTCCTATTTGCACACTGCTCGAATCTAATGATTCAAAAGCAAACAACAGAAAACAAATTATCACAGGCATTCTGTACGACAAGTTCATCATGAGCAAACTAATTTCAATAGAAAGCAATCTAACATAATCAAAGTTCACATCATTACAAGCGATTCTGCATggcaagcaaactaagttcagcaAAAGCAAATGATCACAAGCAAACTAACGATACATAAGCAAACAACATAAAGCAAATTTGATGATAATTCTAAAACAACGATGCTGGCATTGGTTGCTCTTTGGCcggcaccatcttcttcttcaccagTCAGCATCTCCCCATCCCCAGCTGCTCCTGGCGTGCTTCTTGGGGGGCTCCTCCTTCTCCAGCTTTGCACGGCGAAGCCTGTCCTAGGTGAGGGTGATGCGGTTCCATATCTCGTATGCTGCGTAGGTGTCCTTTGCCGCATACTCGATGTGCCTCATGGACAGAGGCAGGGTGGCCCAGCGCTTGTGCTCGTCGTCGGTaatcttcttcttcatgttgttGTTGTAGTCGTCGATGAGCATGCCGGAGACGTCTCCAAGGGAGTCCAACTCCTTGGTTGCCTCGGGCACCCTCCACTCCTTCTGGATGTCGACGAAGTTGGCGACCTCCAGATTGACGCGCTCTAGCCTTTTTTTGTCGCCGTTGATGGAGAAGCCTGCAAAGGTGTACCTGGGGTCGGCGAGGAAGTTGTCAAAGACGGTGCACCTTTCAGCGGCGCTCAGTTGGAAGAGCAGCACCGGGTGTTTCTTGCCGATGGAGAGTTGGCAGAGGGCGGGTTTCTGCGTCGCTTCAGGCTCGTTGTTGTACTACGCGAGGGTGATCGCCACCTGCTTCTTGTCATTGGTGTGGATGACGTGCAACTTGGTGTTGCCGTGGGCCTCCATGCCCTGGTACTCGTCGGCGAACGCCATGGCCGGTAGTAGGGCTTGGTGTTTTGCGTGGAGATGGATGCGATGGAGCGATTTGGTGGCAGCGCAATGGATACTTGTGTTGTTGTGGATGAGAAGGCCTATGGCAGGGGCCTGAATTTaaggggagggcgcggggtgggATGGCCGCATCGTATGAACTGCACGATCTCGCTGACGATGCGGTTTGTGCAGATCGTGGGTTTGTGTTGCGTCTGTGATCGTGGGCTTGTGGCGATGGAACCGCTCCGATTGGGTGCTTGTATGCGAACGTGGTGTTTTTTAACgtggtttttttatttttgatcAGTAGATTTTTTTAACCACCACTATCTGTGCGAACGGGCATTTTGTCACGTTTATATGTATCTTGCGTGATAATGAAACTGCATTGGTTAGAGTTCTGCACTGCATCGTGTGCAATGGAGAACTGCATGTTGTCTACAGGTGCTTACTTCACAGTATTTTTTGCGTGTCCTTGCTGCAGCCACTGAATAAAGTACAATGTATTCCACAATTTTATGAGTTTTTCGCTGTGTTCTATACCGTGTATTTATTCATGTAGGTAATTCGGAACTGGATTGCTAAACCGTACTGCTTCGTGTAACTAAATGCACTGCATCTTTCTAGTGCCGCGTACTGCATCAATTTTTTTGCCTGTACTTACTGCAGTCCCTGTACGGGAGGGGTAGGGGGCCCCATTTTTTTGTGTGGCACTTATTTGAATGTAGACTTTTTCTTTTCGGATGCGTTTTCTTAACATGCGTGTTGTTTTTGATTTTAACTTTTTTACGAACTacgtttattttatttttgttttaccGATAGAACTTCATTGTTCTTCATAGAGAACTGCATCATGTGCATTTAGATGTGGTCTTTCTTATTTTAGCCGGGCCATTTTTGGGCCGGCCCGTTTTATGTTGCCTTTTGCCACACGCGGGCCTCCTACGTGTCCGTTCCAGGCGATCCCACCGCTCCGCTGACACGGAGAGAGACCGAGAACAATCCCCTCTCCTCTCTTGCAATTCCTCCCTCGAGCAAAACCGTCGTTGCCCACAGCAACTGCCGTCGCCCGAGGAACCGCCGCCCTCAAGAGGTTCTTATTCCTGCATTCCGCGTCGTCCGCTCCGCGAGCCCTTGCCGCTGCGCCCCCGCAGCCCTTTCCTGTCCGTTGCCGTCGCCGCACCCTCCCCTCTACTTGTCGTCGCTGCCGCCGCCGGCGCTGCACCTTTTTTGTGGTACGTTCCGCTTATTCTCGGTCTTGATCGTCCCCTCGTCTTGTTTTGTTATTCTCGTAGTTGttgttgctgtttttgcttgtgtAATTTTTTCGTAGGCAACCGATTTTATCTCGATTTTGGAGTCGATACTCTTGTGTAGCAAGGTGGATCTAGGGTTTCGTGAGATTTTTGCCGATTTTGTTGCTTATATCTGTCACTTCGTCATTGTGCTGCAGGCAAACGCCATGTCTTCGCCGAGCAGAGTGGGAGGAGGAGTTCAGGGTATGTGGAGTGCTTATTTTAGgctttttttattttgtttgatGTTTATCTAGTTTCCTAAGTCATCCTGCATATTGGTTTATGCTCTGTTAGTTGTCAGCGTTCGTTTGCATTATTTTGTCACGTGATGTTTTGTAATTTGTGTTTCTGGTTCTTTTTGAATCAAGTAGGTGATTTTGGTTCTCATAATGATACACTAATTGGGTCTCGTTGTCCTGGTGGTAAGGATCATGGTGTGGTGGGAGGACATCAATTGAATTCGCCGATTGAAACTTCTCCCATAAGTGTGGCCCCTCCTTTTGGTATGTGATTGATTTGTTTATTTTGTGTATGCTAGTTACTTTGATGTTGTACCAATTGGTGTTGCCTTGCTGTATCTAGTCTGACATTTTGTTGGGAAGAAACATGAACTTAGTGTATGCAACACTGTATTTTATTTTCTATATGTGAACTCCACTATATGTATGTGTGAACTACATTGTTGTTTTATTCAAGTTTTTTGTGCAAtgcattaatttttatttttaactTATGGTTGGAGCACTGCATTTTATATGTCTAAGTGTACTGCATTTGTTCTTTTTGCGCACTTTTTAACAACCATAGACAAACTTCATTTTGACGCAGTGTCTGTTTTCCATGCTGGGGCGCCTCGGTTTGAGGAGGTTACTCAATTGATTGACCATTATTTTGCAGAGGGTAATGTTGGTGTGAGctttgaccagagatgtgtcgtTTTGTCTGAGACATAGTCGCAGTCCGTTGATGGTACAGAGGAAGTTACACAGGATTGGATGGTCTCGGAACAGCTTCGTGAATATGAGTTGAAGCAAAGCAAGAAGAAGTTGAGGTTTGAAAGTGACTCAAAAGAGTTTgcggagaaggagaagcagaggagAGCTGCAGATGGTGCCAAGGGTGCCAAATTTGCCAAGGTGAATAAGCCTTCTTTGCAGAAGAAGAGGCTGAGTACTGTTGTTGAGGAAGGTGGCACACCTCGGCGGAGTCCATGTGTTGCTGGCATGAACAAGAATCTTGGCAAGAGAACTGCTGAAGCTGGTGGAAAGGATGATCCTCAGTGCAAGCGACTACATGTCACTGAAGGTCCCAACTCTGATGATGATGACTTTTTCCTTGCTGATTTTGTGAGGGATGTTCATAGTGGTAGACGCAAAGACTGTGGTTCATCTAAGAGTCTACCCAAGCGTGCCCGTGACGATGTCGATGAAGATGTTTGTGGTGACTCTGGCGAGGAGGTGGATGTTGTTCCAAAGGTTTGTTGAAGTGGACTGCATTTGTTTTCTTCATTGTTATTCTATCTGTGTTTTCTCTGTCTCTTTTTTTATGGCTAGTCTTCTAATGTGGATTGCATTTCCCTTTACACAGAGGAAGAAGTCTAGTAAGAGCAATGCAGCTGAAGATGATGCTGAGGGAGATGATTCTCGATTTAACAAGACCGTACGTTTGTCGCCTCCCACTGTTTGCAAGGCTGCTGCCTTGTTGAAAGAGGCACACTGTAGTCGTGTTCGAGATGCTGGATTTGGTGTTGTCTTTGAACTGACAGTAAATAAAAATGTGTCGCACATTCTTATGTGCTATTTGATGGGAGTGATTGACCCTGCCACCATGATAATGGACTTTGGGAATGGCATGGTTCTTCGAATCAATCGTGATGCAGTTCATCACATTTTTGATTTACCCATGGGACGTCACACTGCACCCATGCCTGCTGCCAGCGGCCATGATGACTCGTTGAGTGCCCTCAAGGATGAGCTTGGCTTTGACCGTTCAAAAAGTATAGGTGTCAAGGACTTGCTTGAGAAGTTGAAGGCGTTGGTGGAGGAAGATGATCATGTGACTGTTGACCTTGGTGTGAAGGTGTTCTTCCTAATACTCTACCAGAATTTGCTGTGCCCCGGGCCTGCAGTTCGTTTGGGTAGAGTTGCCGCAATGGTAGAGAACATGGATTATGCGGCTATGGCTCAGATGGACTTTTGTCAGCTTGTTGTTGATGAGTTGTAGGCAGCTGTGGTGAGGTGGCAAACAGAAGGCAGCAAGCAGAATTGTGCAGAGGGTTGTGCCATTGTCCCCCTGATTATGTGTCTTGACTGCTTGAAGCTTCGCAAATTTTTAGTCATGCACACGTTGACGCCACGTGCGTCATACCTGACGATCAAGGACCTGATGAAGTTATACAATGAGGATGTGCTTGTGAAGGGAAAGATTTACTCGGAGACTTACAAATTTGGGAAGCTGCCGGTTAGTGCATCTGAGTTTTTAATATCAGTTTTTTTCTAAAAAGGTGCAgccattataaatctgaactttTCTAGTACTCACATGTGTACTTGTCTTTGCCTCTTGTCTTTTTTTTGCAGTGGAAGGCGTCAGGTGATATTGTGTACAATCGTCCTGTTGCAGTTGTATGCGGCAACTCTGATGCGGGACCTAGCACTCATGCTAGGTTTTATGAGCCTATATGTAGGCAGCTTCCTGCCTGTGATGACGAGGTGCCGCGTACTCATTGTTTCATGGCTCGACAGATGTTTGATAATAGAAGCTCTTCTAAACAAACATTTGTTGGCGGCAAAAAACATGAGGAGATTGATGAGCTTCTTGTGAAGGTTTAGAAGTTGACTGAAGATTTGCCAACCTCTGGTGACAGGTTGAGGATAGTTGCTGGTTTTTTCCCTGTTGGCCATGGCCCACGAGATGAAGATATTGTTGCTGCTCACAATTTTGATTGTGGCGTGATTGAAAGCCTGAAGATTGCAGTGACGAATGTTCGGTCTTCCTATGCTCAATTGAGACATACACAGGAGGAAAAATGCGGTCGGTATGAGAAGGATGCTGGACATATTTTGGATGAAATGAACCGTCAGGACGCTGGGGTTGGCGCTGATAATGTATGTTCTAGGTTTTTTGTTGCTTTGAACCTCTTTTGTGTATTATGTGGACTGCTCCTCACTATTTTTGTTTTTTGTGATAGGCTGGAGTGGAATCTTCTGGTGTCCATGGAACTAGGGACGATGGAATTGGTCAGGTACAAGTACTTCTGCTATGTCTGTTCTGCCATGTGTCCCTCTTCTTACACTTGCATTTGTTGCTTTACATTTTCATTGTATTTTTTGTGTACTTCACGGTTGTAAAGTGTGTACTGCTTGTGCATAgttgaatttttttcttttttgttgtaACCATCTTATTTTCGTTTTTGGTTTGTTCTATGCCCGTAGACTGGTGTTGCTGCTTGTGATGTGCACAAAGAGTCCTACGATGGCTCTGGGAAGgatgaggtcttggctgatgcatcGTCCCCTCTGGATGTTGCAGCTGATAAGGTATAGTTGTATTACTTGTTCTGTTAGTGTGTTGTAATCtaatttttttgttgttgttataaacTTGATGTACGGTGTTATGCTCAGTCATATGCATTTTCATTTACATATGTTAGCTGCAATAGTTTTACATGTGTGAGCTTCAGTCTTTGACAGAAGTGAACTGCATTCCATTTCGCATGCATGGTCCATAATGTTTTACATAAGTAAGCTTCAGTATTTAACATAACTGAACTGCAGCATTTGACAAAGTGAACTGCAGTTCTTTTTTTAAGTATATGTGtgttgaagttgaagttgttttGAAACACGTGGGTTGCAGTTGTTTGTTGTGTTAATTATCCCCACGCTCATTTTTGTGTTATTGTGTGTTTTTAATCTTTCCACAGCCTGGAGAAGAAAACGTGGAAGTTCACGTTGATCTGAATCAGGGCGGTTGTGCTGTTGATGGTGGTGGAAGTGTTGGTGCTTCTGCATCGGTTGTCGTTGACTGTGCAGACCCTTCTGTAGCTCAAGAATCCCATGATGCTGTTTCCCCCAGTCGGCATGAAGATTCTGATTTTGGCATTGAAAAGCCGCTGGAGAATGTCGTCCCTGCTGTTAGTGTTGTTGCTTCCCGTGTTTGTCTGGCGGCCAACGATGTTCCTGAAGTATCGAGAGTGGAGCCTCATGTAGCTGAAGTATCTAAGCACGTTGCGGTTGACCAGACTATTGTAAATCCAGATAATGCTGATGTTGCTACAGAAGGGCAGTCCAGTGATGTTGTGTTGGATTCGTCGCAACCTATCCAAGAAAACGTATTAGTCAGCTCTGAAGAACAACAGCATGAAGACGCTGACACTGAAGGCAAGAGTTTTGTTTTGAACAGTACAGTTGAAGTTTTTCTCATTTCATTTTGTTTAATTACTATGGTATCTGTATTAGATGTTTAATGATAAGTGAAACTTGATCTTTTGTTTATGATTTTCAAAATAGCTAGCAGAATTTCCTTGCCTTAATATTTGAACTTCATTATTTGGATAAGTGAACTTCATCTTTTTTATTAAAGATGACGAACTTCCTGTTGGGACACCGTCGAGCATTGATCCAGCTCTCCTGAAAAGATACAATGAGTTGTACGCTTCTGTTACGAGGGttcggaaggacaagaagaagaagtatGTTTTTTTAGAAATTGGTTTGTTCATATGTATTTTCTAATTTTGGTTTTAGCCCTTTTTCTTTGTTGTATTTTTTTAGTATCTTATGTTTCAGTTTTTCATGAAAAATTCAGGGACATGATtgcttttaaaacagagatggGTGATATTACCATTGGCGAAGTTGGTCAATCCTTTCGGGATAAAGGGATGGTCACTACAAGACTTGTAGATCTTGGGGTTTCTTTGCTGGTAGATAAGTTTAAGGGATCTCTGACAATGGTTGTCCCATACCATATTTGTGTAAGAATGCCGaaatttttgttttatttttatgattttcttttttctgatTTCGTGCGACGACATGATTTCTTGAGCACTATTTGATTTTTGGTTTTTTATTTGCAGACAAATATTTGGAATTGTGGTACTGTAGGCAGGAGTGTTAAAATGATGTTCTCTTCAAAAGCCGAGGATCGTGTTGATAAAAAGGATATGGTGAGTAACGTTTTTATGTGTCGAATACTATATTTTGCGTGTTTGTTTCTATAGTGTTCTGTTTCTTCTTCTTATAatacttttatttattttttcatgCTTTGAACAGGTCCTTTTTGCAACTTTTGAGCATTGGTCATTATTGTGTAGTTGCGTTAAATGTGAAAGAAAGGCGGTTTGAATTTCTTGACTCGCTCAATAAACCTGCCATCGCTGATGCGATTAGGGTTTTTAGGAGGATGGTTAAAAATATCAAGCGTGCATGGAAAGAAGGAAGCTCAAGTTCTGATGAGCCGCTAAATCCTCCTACACTTGATGGATTTGTGTTGAAACATGTCGTTGTCCCAATGCAGCCAAATGGGTGTGTTCCGTACAGCCCCTCATCTCCATATTGCTCAAgtttttttatttcattttgtgAAACTGATGTTTTTTATTCTTTTATTTGCAGGCATGATTGTGGATTCTATATGTTTCAATTCTTGCAGACTTGGGATGGTGTTCGAGTTGCTCAGTTTGGGGTGGAGCACATTGGCTACATCAGAAAGgccatgctctgtagttggctcaCATCGAGAAAGTGTTCCCTTGATTTAACATTACTTTTAATTTTTGCAGATAAAGGTTGTTTTAGTGAACTTCTTTATCCttcctttatttattttttgtgtATTGCTTGCTTCCGGCTCTTACGGTTTTTTTACTATTTTGTTTAGTTAAGTTCGTGATTTGGAATTGATGTGTATATTTTTTTGTTGTGTTAGTGAGATGTATTTTATTTTTTGGGCAAGTGAGCTACATTGTTCTTCATAAGTGGGCTGCATTGTTGTATACAAGTGGGCTGCATTATTGTATACATTTTTTGTTCTGCATTGCTGTAGACAAGTGGGCTGCATTGTTGTAGACAATTGTGCTACATTCTATTCTTTAGTGAACTGCATTTTTTTATTTTAATGAGATGTATTACATGTTTTTAGGTTTTGCATTTTGTGCTGAGTGTTTCCATGTTTTTTCTACATGGTTTTAGGTTTTGATGGGGGCCTTCATGAAGGCTGTACGTCACTGTTCGAGTCCCAGGGTTCTGAGGTGGTTATGGAGGATTGCGTCATTGAAATATCTCCAGATAATTCTAGTTCTTTGGCTGGAGATGGTTTGAACACAGTTGTGGCGTCTGGACCTGATGGTGGAAGTGTTTCTCGACCTAGCTCTCCACGTGATGTATTTGATGTCgacgatgatgattttgttacgCCGTGTCCTCGCGCCACTAGGGCTAGTAGTGCAACAATTAATCGCCCTCCTGAGGATGACGTTGAAATATTTTCGAACAAGAGGGCAGGTGAGAGGGCTTTTAAGTTGAGATCCTTTATAGAGAAATTGAAGCCTCTGAGGTTCAAATATATTGATGAGGCGAGGAAAATAAAGGATCTTGTTCTGAGCAAAGATTTTGTAACGAAATACCACGAGTAAGTTTTATGTGTGTGCGCTTAATCCTTTTTGtgtgttttgtttttaattttatttttattgatCCCATATCTGTATGTTTACTGCAGGAATGCGTTCTTTATGGTGAATAGTCCTTTTGGTGATCTTGATACTTACACTGTTGACTATATATATGATACATTTGGCAAAGGAGCTTCAATGGATTCGTATCTCATGGATTTTGTCATCAAGTACTGGAAGCAAGACCCTGAAATGGGTTTAGTTTATCATTCTGGTGAACGTCTGCTACTTTCACCCTTATTTATCATGGTAAATGTGTGCTGTCATTTTTCTATTGTACTGGCTTTTTATGTCTATGCCTGAATGCATGGTTTATTCCTTTTTTCGTTTcctttttttgttcttttttctttGCAGTATGTTCTTCAGATGGAAACCTTTGTGACGAAAGATGATGAAGGAAACTCTGTGTTGCCAGTCGTGCATAGCACGTTAGTTTTACAAGATGCAGTTAACCAGTTCAAGGTTTTTGTGAGTGACGACGTAAACCTGTTGGATGCAAAACTGGTAAGTTCATTGtttcctgtcatttatttttctgGTTTGTTGCAGTTCTTTTTATAGTTATTTTTTGGAACAGTGGTCCTAGTGCTACGTGTCGAAATAACTTTtcatttcattttttgtttttttgatgTGAACAGATTATGATGCCGCGCTCCAAGGATAGTCATTATTCCTTATACATGATGAACCAGCATCGCCAGACGTTTGATATCCATGACACTAGGAAGTACACTGGGCATCCTGATGTCACGACAAAGTGGCGCAAGACTGATTACCACTCAGATTGCACTGAAGTGGTATGTCATTTTTTCTTGCCAAGTGCAAAGCTTTTTTGTGTTTCTCCTACTGCATTTTTTTTATAAACTGCACATGCAATGTTAGCACACATAGAACCACACTTGTTTATGTAGTGCACTGCAACATGTGCATGACAGAGCTGAATTTTTCTCAGGCCCCCCATAATCCTTGTAAAAAAGGAGATAAAAGGAAATGACATCACGTGCATTTAAAAGAGGGACTGTCTAGACGTTGAGaacattttttgtattttttggttcgTCTGAATAGTAATTTGATCTGTGGTGTGTGTTATTTTTACATTGTGCTTCCTTTTTTTTGCCAGATGAGGAGGATGACTCAGTTGCTGAAGGCGATTTATGGTGAAAAAGTGTATAAATCTAAGAACCACCCTGACTGGGTTAAATTAGCAGAGAAGCCCTCTTACCCGGTCGTGCCAGCGCAGGGAGCAAACGAGTCCGGAATCTATGTTATGAGGGTGACGCAGTTATATGACGGCCAACGTCTAGTTAAGAAAATTATCAAAACCGACATAACACCTTCtctgttttcttctttttcttgttacTTTTTATTATTATCTTACCTTTTCACTTTTTGTTCTTTATGACAACCTTTTATTTAATCACTGTCTGCATTTTTTAATTTTTCTTTTTTCAGCCTGCTGTTCAAGATTGGAAGGCAGAGTACATGTTCCAGCTACTGTTCAATTCTTCGAACATGTTGTGTTATGAAGACATGCCGCTTGAGCTACGAGAACTAATTGCAGACCTCGGGCTTACTTCCCTATCGCAACCGCAGACGCAGTAACAATCTACTTGGTAAAAACCCTGTGTATGGACAAGAACTAGGGGTTCATGTTGTGTACTGTGTGGTGTCTAAGGTATATAATGTATGAAAAGACTGTTGTTTTTTTGTTTGTTGTGATTTTCGTCTGCTTTTTTGCAGCAGTGTTTTAAGGACGAATTTGTATCTGTATGTGTATTTTATATAAATAATTCATGCAGTATATATAtgtgtatatttttatttttgttgaCTTACACGTTCTGTGTGAACTGGCATTTTATCACGCTTATATGTATCCTGGAACTGCATTTGTCTACAAGTTTGTGCTGCACCTGTTTTTTTTGCTACACTTTTTTGCCGTAGACCCTGCATTCATGTGTGTGTGCTGGAACTGCGTTGCTTTATGATACTGCACTGCTTTTGCCTAACCAAGTGCACTGCTTTTGCCCAACCAAGTGCACTGCTTTTGCCTAAAGATGCGTCTTTCAGTTGGTTATTTTTTTATTGTTTGTATTGTAAggtatggggggggggggggttgggccCCCCTTTTTTGGTTGTTTATAGATTTGTATTTGCTCTTTGTATTCCCTGTACTTACCGTACTgtgtgcgttagcgcgaggccgagcaagaggggtgggaggggggtcgtgactccccctccccaccccccctgcgaggccgagcctagaacgagccggagcaggcggcgacgcggcgtgacGCGgggccgcatgcgcaggcgagttcGTCACACCctgtcgcctccctgtctatcttaggggtgtggctcggGGGTTGCGTGcatcctattgttggaaaaataaaatgtccgcactgcgcctgtcaaccaagcgcactaagtgcgttagcgcgaggccgagcaaggggggtgggaggggggtcgtgaccccctccccacccccttgcgaggccgagcctggaactaGCCGGAGCAGGTGCTGACGCCGCATACgaaggcgagtccgtcacaccccgtcgcctccctgtctatcttaggggtgtggctccgggtttgcgtgcgtcctattgttggaaaaacagaatgtccgcactgcgcctgtcaaccaagtgcactgcgtgtgttagcg
This sequence is a window from Aegilops tauschii subsp. strangulata cultivar AL8/78 chromosome 7, Aet v6.0, whole genome shotgun sequence. Protein-coding genes within it:
- the LOC141027169 gene encoding uncharacterized protein, which codes for MAFADEYQGMEAHGNTKLHVIHTNDKKQVAITLACTVFDNFLADPRYTFAGFSINGDKKRLERVNLEVANFVDIQKEWRVPEATKELDSLGDVSGMLIDDYNNNMKKKITDDEHKRWATLPLSMRHIEYAAKDTYAAYEIWNRITLT